From Halotia branconii CENA392, the proteins below share one genomic window:
- a CDS encoding SWIM zinc finger family protein has translation MTNDTLQASREWWSQRWLELLDSYRFKKRLERARNYARQGNVLSIEFKGAKVLAKVQGSEVEPYKLSLSLDAFSDEEWGYVIETMSQKAIFAAKLLAGEMPQNIEEVFTANGLSLFPFTLSDVHGKCSCPDKANPCKHIGAVYYQLGDRFSEDPFVLFQLRGRTKEQIIRDLRQLRGAKAETPTTETSGIPQSKPNTQYSANIQSFWQYHEPLESSLVVIAPSSSETVLDTLGAIPLAKTEESAVNLTSSDVVMKYLGTLYKEVSQKAMLEAMNVGDS, from the coding sequence ATGACTAATGACACTTTACAAGCAAGCCGCGAATGGTGGTCACAGCGTTGGCTAGAGTTACTTGATTCCTACCGCTTTAAAAAGCGTTTAGAACGTGCAAGAAATTATGCCCGTCAAGGCAATGTTTTAAGTATTGAATTTAAAGGTGCAAAAGTTTTAGCCAAAGTGCAAGGTAGCGAAGTAGAACCTTACAAACTTTCTCTATCACTTGATGCTTTTAGTGATGAAGAATGGGGCTACGTCATTGAAACCATGTCCCAAAAAGCAATTTTTGCTGCCAAGCTTTTAGCAGGAGAAATGCCACAAAACATTGAAGAAGTATTCACAGCGAATGGTCTTTCTTTGTTTCCTTTTACCCTATCGGATGTTCATGGTAAATGCTCGTGTCCTGATAAAGCCAACCCCTGTAAACATATTGGGGCAGTTTACTATCAATTGGGCGATAGATTCAGCGAAGACCCATTTGTCCTTTTTCAATTACGCGGTCGAACTAAAGAGCAAATTATCAGAGATTTACGCCAATTGCGAGGCGCGAAGGCTGAAACTCCGACAACAGAAACCTCTGGTATTCCCCAGTCAAAACCCAACACCCAATATTCTGCAAACATTCAGTCTTTCTGGCAATACCATGAACCGCTAGAGTCTTCTTTAGTGGTAATTGCACCATCAAGTAGTGAAACAGTGCTAGATACATTAGGAGCAATTCCTCTGGCCAAAACAGAAGAAAGTGCAGTAAATTTAACTTCGAGTGATGTAGTAATGAAGTATTTGGGTACTCTTTACAAAGAGGTTAGCCAAAAAGCCATGTTAGAAGCCATGAACGTGGGAGATTCTTGA
- a CDS encoding CU044_2847 family protein, producing MEIQSRIISVELADGTSIKVEVTPIDERKITVQDRYFHEVTAVIESLTKDIAQVLQNAKPDKASVKFGIEIGIESGKLTPLLVKGTSTANLEITLEWNNNLFD from the coding sequence ATGGAAATCCAAAGCAGAATTATTTCCGTAGAACTTGCTGATGGCACAAGTATTAAAGTTGAAGTTACACCAATTGATGAACGTAAAATAACCGTTCAAGACCGATATTTTCACGAAGTAACTGCTGTTATTGAATCCCTGACTAAAGACATTGCTCAAGTTTTGCAGAATGCTAAACCAGATAAAGCCAGCGTTAAATTTGGTATAGAAATAGGTATTGAATCGGGTAAACTTACACCTTTATTAGTCAAAGGTACTTCCACAGCTAACTTAGAAATCACTTTAGAGTGGAATAACAACTTGTTTGATTAA
- the psbC gene encoding photosystem II reaction center protein CP43, whose amino-acid sequence MVTLSNRSTTLGGGRDQESSGFAWWSGNARLINLSGKLLGAHVAHAGLIVFWAGAMTLFEVAHFIPEKPMYEQGLILLPHLATLGWGVGSGGEVIDTFPYFVVGVLHLISSAVLGFGGIYHAVRGPETLEEYSSFFGYDWKDKNKMTNIIGFHLIILGCGALLLVLKAMFFGGVYDTWAPGGGDVRVITNPTLNPAVIFGYLIKSPFGGDGWIVSVNNMEDVIGGHIWIALICIAGGIWHILTKPFAWSRRASIWSGEAYLSYSLGALSLMGFIASCMVWFNNTVYPSEFYGPTGAEASQAQALTFLIRDQRLGANVGSAQGPTGLGKYLMRSPTGEIIFGGETMRFWDFRGPWLEPLRGPNGLDLEKVKNDIQPWQARRAAEYMTHAPLGSLNSVGGVATEINSFNYVSPRAWLATSHFVLGFFFLIGHLWHAGRARAAAGGFEKGINRETEPVMFMNDLD is encoded by the coding sequence GTGGTAACGCTCTCTAATAGATCTACAACTTTAGGCGGCGGACGTGACCAGGAATCCAGTGGTTTTGCATGGTGGTCTGGTAACGCTCGTCTGATTAATCTCTCTGGCAAACTACTTGGCGCTCACGTTGCCCATGCTGGTTTGATTGTATTCTGGGCTGGAGCGATGACTTTATTTGAAGTCGCTCACTTTATCCCTGAAAAGCCCATGTATGAGCAGGGCTTAATCTTATTACCTCACCTCGCCACCTTGGGTTGGGGTGTTGGTTCTGGTGGTGAAGTCATCGACACCTTCCCCTACTTTGTTGTTGGTGTACTTCACCTAATTTCTTCAGCCGTGCTGGGTTTTGGCGGTATTTATCATGCCGTGCGTGGCCCAGAAACCTTAGAAGAGTACTCCTCTTTCTTTGGTTATGACTGGAAAGATAAGAACAAGATGACCAACATCATCGGGTTCCACCTAATTATTTTAGGATGTGGAGCGCTGCTGTTGGTACTGAAAGCAATGTTCTTCGGTGGTGTTTACGATACATGGGCTCCTGGTGGTGGCGATGTTCGTGTTATTACCAATCCAACACTGAATCCGGCAGTCATCTTTGGTTATTTGATTAAGTCTCCCTTTGGTGGCGACGGCTGGATTGTCAGCGTCAATAACATGGAAGATGTCATCGGTGGGCATATTTGGATTGCCTTAATTTGTATTGCTGGCGGTATTTGGCACATCCTTACCAAGCCTTTTGCTTGGTCGCGTCGTGCATCCATTTGGTCTGGTGAAGCTTACCTTTCTTATAGCTTGGGTGCTTTGTCCCTGATGGGTTTCATTGCTTCCTGTATGGTTTGGTTTAACAACACCGTTTACCCCAGCGAATTTTACGGTCCCACAGGTGCTGAGGCTTCTCAAGCTCAAGCTTTGACCTTCTTAATTCGTGACCAACGCTTGGGTGCTAACGTCGGTTCCGCCCAAGGCCCCACAGGTCTAGGTAAATACTTAATGCGCTCTCCCACTGGTGAAATCATCTTCGGTGGAGAAACCATGCGCTTTTGGGATTTCCGTGGCCCTTGGTTAGAGCCTTTACGTGGCCCTAACGGTCTTGACTTGGAAAAAGTTAAGAATGACATTCAACCTTGGCAAGCTCGTCGTGCCGCTGAATACATGACCCATGCTCCTCTGGGTTCTTTGAACTCTGTGGGTGGTGTGGCTACTGAAATCAACTCTTTCAACTACGTATCTCCTCGTGCTTGGTTGGCTACCTCTCACTTCGTGTTAGGTTTCTTCTTCTTAATCGGTCACTTGTGGCACGCTGGTCGCGCTCGTGCAGCTGCCGGTGGTTTTGAAAAAGGAATCAACCGTGAGACTGAACCAGTCATGTTTATGAATGACCTCGACTAG
- the psbD gene encoding photosystem II D2 protein (photosystem q(a) protein), which produces MTIAVGRAPSSRGWFDVLDDWLKRDRFVFVGWSGILLFPCAFLALGGWLTGTTFVTSWYTHGLASSYLEGCNFLTVAVSSPADSMGHSLLLLWGPEAQGDFTRWCQLGGLWPFVALHGAFGLIGFMLRQFEIARLVGIRPYNALAFSAPIAVFVSVFLMYPLGQSSWFFAPSFGVAAIFRFLLFLQGFHNWTLNPFHMMGVAGVLGGALLCAIHGATVENTLFEDGEGSNTFRAFNPTQSEETYSMVTANRFWSQIFGIAFSNKRWLHFFMLFVPVTGLWMASIGIVGLALNLRAYDFVSQELRAAEDPEFETFYTKNILLNEGIRAWMAPQDQPHEQFVFPEEVLPRGNAL; this is translated from the coding sequence ATGACCATCGCAGTAGGACGCGCCCCCAGTAGTAGAGGGTGGTTTGACGTACTAGACGACTGGTTAAAGCGCGATCGCTTCGTATTCGTAGGTTGGTCAGGAATATTACTATTTCCCTGCGCCTTCCTGGCACTAGGCGGTTGGCTAACCGGTACAACCTTTGTCACCTCTTGGTACACCCACGGGCTAGCGTCATCATACTTAGAAGGCTGTAACTTTTTAACAGTAGCAGTATCATCACCCGCAGACAGCATGGGACACTCCCTGTTGTTGCTGTGGGGACCAGAAGCCCAAGGCGACTTTACTCGCTGGTGTCAATTGGGTGGATTGTGGCCATTCGTAGCTCTACACGGAGCCTTTGGTTTAATTGGCTTCATGTTGCGGCAATTTGAAATTGCTCGGTTAGTAGGGATTCGTCCTTACAACGCTTTAGCATTTTCAGCCCCAATAGCGGTATTCGTCAGCGTCTTTTTGATGTACCCCTTGGGACAGTCTTCCTGGTTCTTTGCACCCAGCTTTGGTGTCGCAGCCATCTTCCGCTTTCTGTTATTCCTGCAAGGTTTCCACAACTGGACACTCAACCCCTTCCACATGATGGGTGTAGCAGGAGTATTGGGTGGAGCGCTATTGTGCGCGATTCACGGTGCAACAGTAGAAAACACCCTATTTGAAGATGGTGAAGGTTCAAACACCTTCCGCGCCTTCAATCCCACCCAATCCGAAGAAACCTATTCAATGGTGACAGCAAACCGTTTCTGGTCACAGATATTCGGGATTGCTTTCTCCAACAAACGCTGGTTACACTTCTTTATGTTGTTTGTACCAGTCACAGGTTTGTGGATGGCATCAATCGGGATTGTCGGTTTAGCACTCAACCTGCGGGCGTATGACTTCGTGTCGCAAGAATTGCGGGCGGCAGAAGACCCAGAGTTTGAAACCTTCTATACCAAAAACATTTTGCTGAATGAGGGTATCCGCGCTTGGATGGCTCCTCAAGATCAGCCTCACGAACAATTTGTATTCCCTGAGGAGGTTCTACCTCGTGGTAACGCTCTCTAA
- a CDS encoding photosystem I assembly protein Ycf4, with amino-acid sequence MTASTTINKGDSPNGDSSASSVLHQKVLGSRRFSNYWWATIVTFGATGFLLAGISSYLKVNLLLVTDPTQLIFVPQGLVMALYGSAGLLLALYLWLMILWDVGGGYNDFNRETGSIKIFRWGFPGKNRRIEIGSRTQDVQSVRIDIKEGLNPRRALYLRIKGRRDIPLTRVGQPLSLTELETNGAELARFLRVPLEGL; translated from the coding sequence ATGACGGCATCAACAACAATTAACAAAGGCGATTCTCCTAACGGTGATAGCTCTGCTTCAAGCGTCCTGCATCAGAAAGTTCTCGGTTCTCGTCGGTTTAGCAACTACTGGTGGGCAACTATCGTGACATTTGGAGCTACAGGCTTTTTGTTAGCTGGAATATCTAGCTACCTAAAAGTAAATTTACTACTAGTTACCGATCCAACTCAACTGATATTTGTACCCCAAGGCTTAGTTATGGCGCTGTATGGCAGTGCTGGCTTGCTTTTAGCCTTATATTTGTGGCTAATGATTTTATGGGATGTAGGTGGCGGTTACAACGATTTCAATCGTGAAACTGGTAGCATTAAAATTTTTCGTTGGGGATTCCCAGGCAAAAACCGTCGCATCGAGATTGGCAGCCGTACACAAGATGTACAGTCTGTGCGAATAGATATTAAAGAAGGGCTGAATCCCCGTCGCGCACTTTATTTACGTATTAAAGGTCGGCGAGATATTCCCCTAACACGAGTAGGTCAACCGTTATCCTTAACAGAGCTAGAAACTAACGGTGCAGAATTAGCCCGCTTTTTAAGAGTACCTTTAGAAGGGCTTTAA